From a region of the Rhodothermia bacterium genome:
- a CDS encoding alanine dehydrogenase: MEISSIHGFSIEQGVLTLEKVAQTRKSENQLKIGIPKETTSEERRVAVTPEGVETLINAGHMVFVEKGAGEASRFGDDLYVLAGAHIAASASDLYAQAELIAKMFPPTGAELSLLQDRQILISALHLGSATAELIQKLMALRITAIGFEFIRDTDGTFPIVRMMHEITGALSIQLATRFLESTSGGRGLILGGISGIPPATVVILGSGIIGEWAARAALGYGANVMVLDTELGPLRQIEHFLSRNVTTAMANPQYLRRAIRSADVVIGAKMKHGQRSPVLITEDMIAEMRPGSVVIDLMMDQGACIETSRPTTLSQPTFVQHGVIHCCIPNLPSAVSRTSSIALSNVLVPYLLEIGEQGSINNALWYNPSLRNGTYVYRSHLTKKSLAAMFNMPHRDIELLIASGI; encoded by the coding sequence ATGGAAATTTCGAGCATACACGGTTTTAGCATTGAACAAGGCGTATTGACACTTGAAAAAGTAGCCCAAACCCGTAAGAGTGAGAACCAACTAAAAATCGGAATTCCGAAGGAAACCACTTCCGAAGAGCGGAGGGTGGCCGTTACGCCAGAAGGGGTGGAAACCCTGATCAATGCGGGGCATATGGTTTTTGTGGAAAAAGGTGCGGGCGAGGCTTCGCGATTTGGGGATGACCTTTATGTACTTGCTGGGGCACATATTGCGGCCTCCGCCTCCGATTTGTATGCCCAAGCCGAGTTGATTGCCAAGATGTTTCCGCCAACAGGCGCAGAGTTATCTTTGTTGCAAGATCGCCAAATCCTGATCTCTGCCTTGCATTTGGGGAGTGCGACGGCTGAGCTGATCCAGAAACTCATGGCTTTGCGAATAACCGCGATCGGGTTTGAGTTTATACGCGATACCGACGGTACGTTCCCCATTGTCCGGATGATGCACGAAATTACGGGTGCGCTTTCCATACAATTGGCTACCCGCTTTTTAGAAAGCACCTCAGGCGGGCGGGGACTCATTCTGGGCGGCATCTCTGGGATTCCACCCGCAACGGTGGTTATTCTCGGTTCTGGGATTATTGGGGAATGGGCGGCACGGGCAGCACTGGGATATGGTGCAAATGTCATGGTTTTAGATACAGAACTTGGACCACTCCGCCAGATCGAGCATTTCTTGAGCCGTAACGTAACCACGGCAATGGCCAATCCGCAATACCTGCGCCGTGCCATTCGTAGCGCCGATGTGGTGATCGGTGCCAAGATGAAGCATGGGCAGCGTTCGCCTGTCCTCATTACCGAAGATATGATTGCCGAAATGCGCCCGGGATCGGTCGTGATAGATTTGATGATGGATCAAGGAGCGTGTATCGAAACCAGTCGCCCAACCACCCTTTCGCAACCCACCTTTGTACAGCATGGGGTAATTCATTGTTGTATCCCTAACCTGCCTTCGGCAGTATCCCGCACTTCCTCTATTGCCCTATCTAATGTCTTGGTTCCTTACCTCCTCGAAATCGGAGAACAAGGTAGTATCAACAATGCACTATGGTATAATCCGAGCTTACGCAACGGAACTTATGTTTACCGCAGCCATCTTACCAAAAAAAGTCTCGCCGCCATGTTTAATATGCCCCATCGCGATATAGAGTTGCTTATTGCTTCGGGGATATAA
- a CDS encoding RNA methyltransferase encodes MPKILAASKNLIKQIKALQQKKFRKRDGLFVVEGLRSVWSALNAPKAELVYLLVEESTSLESDVQALIARVKVGVYLASASDFERCSDVVHAQGILAVAKIPPIEGDVLKTCSRILTLNGVQDPGNVGTLIRTAAWFGIDAVLADATTADFFQSKVVRATMGGIWDVHLFQTQNVTETLSGLKQSGFRIYAADLSGTPLNHWSPQIPATLIAGSEAHGVSNELRAICDEMVYISGAGNIGVESLNVAIATSIITAAWAASVG; translated from the coding sequence ATGCCGAAAATACTTGCCGCCTCAAAAAATCTGATCAAACAGATTAAAGCGCTCCAGCAGAAAAAATTTCGCAAACGGGATGGCCTTTTTGTAGTTGAAGGCTTGCGCTCTGTCTGGTCTGCCCTAAACGCTCCCAAAGCCGAGTTGGTGTATCTGCTCGTGGAGGAATCCACAAGCCTTGAGTCGGACGTACAGGCGCTGATCGCCCGTGTTAAGGTTGGGGTTTATCTGGCAAGTGCCTCGGATTTTGAGCGTTGCTCGGATGTGGTTCATGCACAAGGAATCTTGGCCGTCGCCAAAATCCCACCCATAGAAGGTGATGTCCTGAAGACTTGTAGCCGCATTTTGACCCTAAATGGCGTTCAAGACCCCGGAAATGTAGGTACGCTCATCCGAACAGCAGCATGGTTTGGGATTGATGCGGTATTAGCAGATGCCACCACCGCGGATTTTTTCCAGTCTAAAGTGGTGCGGGCAACCATGGGCGGAATTTGGGATGTCCATTTGTTCCAAACCCAAAACGTAACGGAAACGTTGTCTGGCCTAAAACAATCCGGTTTTAGAATCTATGCCGCCGACCTCAGCGGTACGCCTTTAAACCATTGGAGCCCACAAATACCCGCTACGCTCATTGCGGGATCGGAAGCGCATGGCGTATCGAACGAGCTGCGTGCTATTTGCGACGAGATGGTGTATATTTCGGGTGCGGGTAATATAGGCGTAGAGTCTCTAAATGTGGCGATTGCAACAAGCATCATTACCGCCGCATGGGCCGCATCCGTCGGTTAA
- a CDS encoding Glu/Leu/Phe/Val dehydrogenase, which yields MSFEKNVYAVSLQHEIAMKVESENPFAAMMARFKVASDILQLDSGMFEFLSTPARVHITAVPVVMDSGELKVFEGIRVIHSDTMGPGKGGIRFAPDVHVDEVKALAAWMTWKCAVVSVPFGGAKGGVRCDPSQMSPGELERLTRRYTANLIDVFGPDRDIPAPDMNTNEQIMAWIVDTYSMHMRRTEPAVVTGKPIVLGGSQGRVEATGRGVMTCTLAGLDKLGLRPNQSTVAVQGFGNVGSVTAKLLQMQGCKVVAVSDVSGGYYNENGLDIEAMITYSKNNRNSLAGFPDAQPIDNETLLTLNVDVLVPAAKENQITVSIAEKIKAKIIVEGANGPTVAQADKVLHDKGVMVIPDILANAGGVTVSYFEWVQDRQGYFWSKERVNRRLDRKMEEAFDDVYKTASKYDVSLRIGAYVMAIDKVARALRLRGIYA from the coding sequence ATGTCTTTCGAAAAAAACGTGTATGCCGTCTCGTTGCAACACGAGATTGCCATGAAAGTGGAGTCCGAGAATCCATTCGCAGCAATGATGGCACGCTTCAAAGTGGCGTCTGACATCTTGCAACTGGATTCGGGAATGTTTGAATTTCTCAGTACGCCTGCCCGCGTACATATCACGGCTGTTCCTGTGGTGATGGACTCCGGCGAACTGAAGGTGTTCGAAGGAATTCGGGTCATCCACAGCGATACAATGGGGCCGGGAAAAGGCGGAATCCGCTTTGCACCCGATGTGCATGTGGATGAGGTAAAGGCACTGGCGGCTTGGATGACGTGGAAGTGCGCGGTCGTGTCTGTCCCATTTGGTGGCGCAAAAGGTGGGGTACGCTGCGATCCATCCCAGATGAGTCCGGGAGAATTAGAGCGCCTTACCCGACGTTATACCGCCAACCTAATTGATGTGTTTGGGCCAGATCGCGATATTCCCGCGCCGGATATGAACACCAATGAACAAATTATGGCGTGGATCGTGGACACCTACTCCATGCACATGCGCCGTACAGAACCTGCAGTTGTAACGGGTAAGCCCATTGTTTTGGGGGGGTCTCAAGGCCGTGTAGAGGCAACCGGACGTGGCGTTATGACATGTACCCTTGCGGGCTTAGACAAATTGGGTCTTCGTCCGAACCAAAGCACCGTTGCTGTTCAAGGTTTTGGGAATGTCGGATCTGTTACGGCAAAGTTACTCCAAATGCAAGGGTGCAAAGTGGTGGCTGTTAGCGATGTCTCCGGCGGATACTACAACGAAAATGGGCTTGATATAGAAGCCATGATCACCTATTCCAAGAACAACCGCAACTCATTGGCTGGTTTTCCGGATGCACAACCCATTGACAACGAGACCTTGCTGACGCTGAACGTGGATGTTTTGGTTCCTGCGGCCAAAGAAAACCAAATTACCGTTTCGATTGCCGAGAAGATAAAAGCCAAGATTATTGTAGAAGGCGCAAATGGCCCAACGGTGGCACAAGCAGACAAAGTTCTACACGATAAAGGAGTGATGGTTATCCCGGATATTTTGGCGAATGCCGGTGGTGTAACGGTTTCGTATTTCGAGTGGGTACAAGACCGTCAAGGGTATTTCTGGTCTAAAGAGCGGGTAAACCGCCGTTTAGACCGTAAGATGGAAGAAGCCTTTGATGATGTTTATAAAACCGCTTCAAAATACGATGTTTCGTTGCGTATCGGGGCTTATGTAATGGCAATAGATAAAGTGGCGCGCGCACTACGTCTTCGTGGCATTTATGCATAG
- a CDS encoding RDD family protein has product MSDLNIQTTQNISIQYKAASVGERIGAFIIDYVIQIIYLLGIFTAMYRALIDPPSWMIITFILPPVIYPLLTEYFLGGQTFGKKILRIKVVRLDGREPTLGSYLLRWLLGLVENYAFQGSLTLMTMLFNQKGQRLGDLAAETTVIRVPKEVTFSETIFEDVKTDYVPVFPDAAHLSDGDAAVLREVLRLSENKYATNAPILQLKARRRVEEKLNIKSSLEHIAFLETVLKDYNHLRGRVED; this is encoded by the coding sequence ATGAGCGATTTAAACATCCAAACCACCCAAAACATTTCTATTCAATATAAGGCAGCGAGCGTAGGCGAACGTATAGGAGCATTTATAATAGATTATGTCATTCAGATTATTTACCTGCTCGGTATCTTTACCGCGATGTATAGAGCGCTTATTGACCCGCCAAGTTGGATGATCATCACCTTTATTTTGCCGCCTGTTATATATCCACTTCTCACAGAGTATTTTTTGGGTGGGCAGACCTTTGGGAAAAAAATCTTGCGGATCAAGGTTGTACGGTTGGATGGCCGTGAGCCTACTTTGGGCAGTTATTTGTTGCGTTGGTTGTTGGGCTTGGTCGAAAACTATGCGTTTCAGGGTTCACTAACGCTAATGACGATGCTGTTTAACCAAAAGGGCCAACGGTTGGGCGATTTGGCAGCAGAGACAACGGTGATACGTGTGCCAAAGGAGGTTACTTTTTCGGAAACCATTTTCGAGGACGTCAAAACGGATTATGTGCCGGTATTTCCGGATGCAGCCCATCTTTCTGATGGAGATGCAGCAGTCTTACGGGAAGTCTTGAGGTTGTCCGAGAATAAATATGCCACAAATGCACCCATTTTGCAGTTAAAAGCCCGTCGTAGGGTAGAGGAGAAGTTGAACATAAAATCTTCGCTGGAGCATATTGCTTTTCTCGAAACAGTTTTAAAAGACTACAACCACCTACGGGGACGGGTAGAAGATTGA